The following are encoded together in the Kribbella voronezhensis genome:
- a CDS encoding nuclear transport factor 2 family protein, which translates to MTHMPDLPPYLRPFVLDVEEVAGQRSDRVGELDFYRPASTARTGAILLVHGGPGPADLTVSPRDWPVYQGYATAIAQRGLVAAVVDHSLIRGLDQLTAAADDVEAAVGLLRADPQVDPERVLLWFFSGAGLLAGEWLDSRPGWLRGIALTYPRLATPPGVDELVSAAEVIGKNKNLPVLLTRVGRERDELAGPVAEFVSAGGAALDIIDVPKGQHGFDMLDHTDESRAAVTKALDWAIAHLGEDPTNQPPIPAPTSTRTPLPAAGATVTTEKPKAVVVDKPVAVAPPSAPAVSAETPASRVVGREHSAYEAHDLEAFLAMYSPTAQLQTADGSVLRGRRSLREYYRPRFEAGQCKTELIHRMTQGEWVVDQAIVHDPDQGPVPMISFYRVQEGLITEVRILG; encoded by the coding sequence ATGACGCACATGCCGGATCTCCCGCCGTACCTGCGACCGTTCGTGCTGGACGTCGAGGAGGTGGCCGGACAACGCAGCGACCGCGTCGGCGAGCTGGACTTCTACCGTCCCGCGAGTACGGCGCGGACGGGCGCGATCCTGTTGGTTCACGGGGGTCCGGGGCCCGCCGATCTCACCGTGTCGCCACGTGACTGGCCGGTGTATCAGGGCTATGCCACGGCGATCGCTCAGCGCGGCCTGGTGGCCGCCGTGGTCGACCACAGCCTCATTCGTGGCCTCGACCAGCTGACCGCCGCTGCCGACGACGTGGAGGCCGCTGTCGGCCTGCTGCGGGCCGATCCGCAGGTGGACCCGGAGCGCGTGCTGCTCTGGTTCTTCTCCGGCGCCGGCCTGCTGGCGGGGGAGTGGCTGGACAGCCGCCCCGGCTGGCTGCGTGGCATCGCCCTGACCTATCCCCGCCTCGCCACCCCGCCCGGTGTCGACGAACTGGTTTCCGCCGCCGAGGTCATCGGCAAAAACAAGAACCTGCCGGTGCTGCTGACGAGGGTCGGCCGCGAGCGCGACGAGCTCGCTGGTCCGGTGGCGGAGTTCGTCTCCGCCGGTGGCGCCGCGCTGGACATCATCGACGTACCGAAAGGGCAACACGGCTTCGACATGCTCGACCACACCGACGAATCCCGCGCCGCGGTGACCAAGGCCCTCGACTGGGCCATCGCCCACCTGGGTGAAGACCCCACCAACCAACCCCCTATCCCGGCCCCCACCAGCACTCGAACTCCGCTTCCGGCCGCCGGAGCCACCGTCACGACAGAGAAGCCGAAAGCTGTCGTGGTGGATAAGCCGGTAGCTGTCGCGCCACCAAGTGCGCCTGCTGTCTCCGCAGAGACGCCGGCGTCGCGCGTGGTGGGGCGCGAGCATTCGGCGTACGAGGCGCATGATCTGGAAGCGTTTCTGGCGATGTATTCGCCGACCGCACAGCTCCAGACGGCCGACGGTTCCGTACTGCGGGGTCGCCGGTCACTGCGGGAGTACTACCGGCCCCGGTTCGAGGCCGGCCAGTGCAAGACCGAGCTGATCCACCGGATGACCCAGGGGGAGTGGGTGGTGGACCAGGCGATCGTCCACGATCCCGACCAGGGCCCGGTGCCGATGATCAGCTTCTACCGTGTCCAGGAAGGCCTCATCACCGAGGTCCGCATCCTCGGCTGA
- the rpsL gene encoding 30S ribosomal protein S12, whose amino-acid sequence MPTIQQLVRKGRQDKVSKNKTPALKGSPQRRGVCTRVYTTTPKKPNSALRKVARVRLTSGIEVTAYIPGVGHNLQEHSIVLVRGGRVKDLPGVRYKIIRGSLDTQGVKNRKQARSRYGAKKEKS is encoded by the coding sequence GTGCCCACCATCCAGCAGTTGGTCCGCAAGGGCCGCCAGGACAAGGTGTCCAAGAACAAGACGCCGGCCCTGAAGGGTTCCCCTCAGCGTCGTGGTGTGTGCACGCGCGTGTACACGACCACCCCGAAGAAGCCGAACTCGGCCCTTCGGAAGGTCGCTCGCGTCCGCCTCACCAGCGGCATCGAGGTCACCGCCTACATCCCGGGCGTCGGCCACAACCTGCAGGAGCACTCGATCGTGCTCGTGCGTGGCGGCCGGGTGAAGGACCTTCCGGGTGTCCGGTACAAGATCATCCGCGGTTCGCTCGACACCCAGGGTGTGAAGAACCGGAAGCAGGCTCGCAGCCGGTACGGCGCGAAGAAGGAGAAGAGCTAA
- the rpsG gene encoding 30S ribosomal protein S7 has product MPRKGPAPKRPVIIDPVYSSPLVTQLISKILVDGKKQIAQSIVYTALEGTRTKTGTDPVITLKRALDNVKPSIEVKSRRVGGATYQVPIEVKPGRSTTLALRWLTSYSRARREKTMSERLMNEILDASNGLGASVKRREDTHKMAEANKAFAHYRW; this is encoded by the coding sequence ATGCCGCGCAAGGGTCCCGCCCCGAAGCGGCCGGTCATCATCGACCCGGTCTACAGTTCGCCGCTGGTCACCCAGTTGATCTCCAAGATCCTGGTGGACGGCAAGAAGCAGATCGCGCAGAGCATCGTCTACACCGCCCTCGAGGGCACCCGGACGAAGACCGGCACCGACCCGGTCATCACGCTCAAGCGCGCCCTGGACAACGTGAAGCCCAGCATCGAGGTGAAGAGCCGCCGCGTCGGTGGTGCCACCTACCAGGTGCCGATCGAGGTCAAGCCCGGTCGCTCGACCACGCTCGCCCTGCGCTGGCTCACGTCCTACTCCCGGGCCCGCCGCGAGAAGACCATGTCCGAGCGCCTGATGAACGAGATCCTGGACGCGTCCAACGGTCTCGGTGCGTCGGTGAAGCGTCGCGAGGACACGCACAAGATGGCCGAAGCCAACAAGGCTTTCGCCCACTACCGCTGGTGA
- the fusA gene encoding elongation factor G — MAVQITTDLSMVRNIGIMAHIDAGKTTTTERILFYTGITYKIGEVHDGAATMDWMEQEQERGITITSAATTCTWKDHTINIIDTPGHVDFTVEVERSLRVLDGAVAVFDGVAGVEPQSETVWRQADRYGVPRICFVNKLDRTGAEFMRCVDMIVDRLAAVPLVLQLPIGSEADFIGVVDLIGMRALTWRGETTMGEDYTVEEIPASHTEIAAEWRDKLIETLAEADDEIMEQYLEGEEPTQEQIMAGIRRATIASKLTPVLTGTAFKNKGVQPLLDAINAFLPSPLDVPDIEGHDVKDASVVVTRKPDDSEPFSALAYKIAADPHLGKLTFIRVYSGKLETGTQVLNPTKGRKERIGKIYRMHANKREEIASVGAGHIVAVMGLKDTTTGETLCDPAKPVVLESMTFPAPVISVAIEPKSKGDQEKLGVAIQRLAEEDPTFQVRTDEDTGQTIIAGMGELHLEILVDRMKREFRVEANVGKPQVAYRETIKKKVEKVDYTHKKQTGGSGQFARVIINVEPTSAEVGGEGGYEFVNAVTGGRIPREYIPSVDEGAQEAMEFGVLAGYPMVDVKVTLTDGAYHDVDSSELAFKIAGSMAFKDAARRASPVILEPMFSVEVTTPEDYMGEVIGDLNSRRGQIQSMDEGPGGSRVIKALVPLSEMFGYVGDLRSKTQGRASYSMQFDSYAEVPKNVAEEIIKKARGE, encoded by the coding sequence GTGGCCGTACAAATCACCACCGACCTGAGCATGGTGCGCAACATCGGCATCATGGCCCACATCGACGCCGGTAAGACGACGACGACCGAGCGGATCCTCTTCTACACCGGTATCACCTACAAGATCGGTGAGGTCCACGACGGCGCCGCCACGATGGACTGGATGGAGCAGGAGCAGGAGCGCGGCATCACGATCACGTCCGCCGCGACGACCTGCACCTGGAAAGACCACACCATCAACATCATCGACACCCCGGGCCACGTCGACTTCACCGTCGAGGTGGAGCGCTCGCTGCGCGTCCTCGACGGCGCGGTCGCCGTGTTCGACGGTGTCGCGGGCGTCGAGCCGCAGTCCGAGACCGTGTGGCGTCAGGCGGACCGGTACGGCGTACCGCGGATCTGCTTCGTCAACAAGCTGGACCGTACCGGCGCCGAGTTCATGCGCTGCGTCGACATGATCGTCGACCGGCTGGCCGCGGTGCCGCTGGTGCTGCAGCTGCCGATCGGTTCCGAGGCCGACTTCATCGGTGTCGTCGACCTGATCGGGATGCGCGCGCTGACCTGGCGCGGCGAGACCACGATGGGTGAGGACTACACCGTCGAGGAGATCCCGGCCAGCCACACCGAGATCGCCGCCGAGTGGCGCGACAAGCTGATCGAGACGCTGGCCGAGGCCGACGACGAGATCATGGAGCAGTACCTGGAAGGCGAGGAGCCGACCCAGGAGCAGATCATGGCCGGCATCCGGCGCGCGACCATCGCGAGCAAGCTGACCCCGGTGCTGACCGGTACCGCGTTCAAGAACAAGGGCGTCCAGCCCCTGCTCGACGCGATCAACGCCTTCCTGCCGAGCCCGCTCGACGTGCCCGACATCGAGGGCCACGACGTGAAGGACGCCTCGGTCGTCGTCACCCGCAAGCCGGACGACAGCGAGCCGTTCTCGGCGCTGGCGTACAAGATCGCGGCCGACCCGCACCTGGGCAAGCTGACCTTCATCCGGGTGTACTCGGGCAAGCTCGAGACCGGCACCCAGGTCCTGAACCCCACCAAGGGGCGCAAGGAGCGGATCGGCAAGATCTACCGGATGCACGCGAACAAGCGTGAGGAGATCGCGTCGGTCGGCGCCGGCCACATCGTCGCCGTGATGGGTCTGAAGGACACCACCACCGGTGAGACGCTGTGCGACCCGGCCAAGCCGGTCGTGCTGGAGTCGATGACCTTCCCGGCCCCGGTGATCTCGGTCGCCATCGAGCCGAAGTCGAAGGGCGACCAGGAGAAGCTGGGCGTCGCGATCCAGCGGCTCGCCGAGGAGGACCCGACCTTCCAGGTCCGGACCGACGAGGACACGGGCCAGACGATCATCGCCGGTATGGGCGAGCTGCACCTGGAGATCCTGGTCGACCGGATGAAGCGCGAGTTCCGCGTCGAGGCCAACGTCGGCAAGCCCCAGGTCGCCTACCGCGAGACCATCAAGAAGAAGGTCGAGAAGGTCGACTACACGCACAAGAAGCAGACCGGTGGTTCGGGTCAGTTCGCGCGCGTGATCATCAACGTCGAGCCGACGTCGGCCGAGGTCGGTGGCGAGGGCGGCTACGAGTTCGTCAACGCCGTCACCGGTGGTCGCATCCCGCGGGAGTACATCCCGTCGGTGGACGAGGGTGCGCAGGAAGCCATGGAGTTCGGCGTCCTGGCCGGTTACCCGATGGTGGACGTCAAGGTCACCCTGACCGACGGCGCCTACCACGATGTCGACTCCTCCGAGCTCGCCTTCAAGATCGCCGGTTCGATGGCCTTCAAGGACGCCGCCCGCCGGGCGAGTCCGGTCATCCTCGAGCCGATGTTCTCGGTCGAGGTCACCACCCCTGAGGACTACATGGGTGAAGTGATCGGCGACCTCAACTCACGCCGCGGCCAGATCCAGTCGATGGACGAAGGCCCCGGTGGCAGCCGGGTCATCAAGGCCCTGGTGCCGTTGTCCGAGATGTTCGGGTATGTCGGTGACCTACGGTCGAAGACCCAGGGCCGCGCGTCGTACTCGATGCAGTTCGATTCCTACGCCGAGGTTCCGAAGAACGTGGCGGAAGAGATCATCAAGAAGGCCCGCGGCGAGTAG
- the tuf gene encoding elongation factor Tu, with amino-acid sequence MAKAKFERTKPHVNIGTIGHIDHGKTTLTAAITKVLHDKYPTLNEASAFDQIDKAPEERQRGITISIAHVEYQTEARHYAHVDCPGHADYIKNMITGAAQMDGAILVVAATDGPMPQTREHVLLARQVGVPAMVVALNKCDMVDDEEILELVELEVRELLSDQEFDGDNVPVVKVAAHPALQGDAKWGESIMELMDAVDSYIPQPEREIDKPFLMPVEDVFTITGRGTVITGRIERGVIKVNETVDIVGIRPEKQTSTVTGIEMFRKLLDEGQAGENVGLLLRGTKREDVERGMVVIKPGTTTPHTNFDASVYILSKEEGGRHTPFFQNYRPQFYFRTTDVTGVVTLPEGTEMVMPGDNTDMSVELIQPIAMEEGLKFAIREGGRTVGAGRVTKILK; translated from the coding sequence GTGGCTAAGGCGAAGTTCGAGCGGACTAAGCCGCACGTCAACATCGGCACCATCGGTCACATCGACCACGGTAAGACGACTCTTACCGCGGCGATCACCAAGGTGCTGCACGACAAGTACCCGACGCTGAACGAGGCGTCGGCCTTCGATCAGATCGACAAGGCGCCGGAAGAGCGCCAGCGCGGTATCACGATCTCGATCGCGCACGTCGAGTACCAGACCGAGGCCCGGCACTACGCCCACGTCGACTGCCCGGGTCACGCGGACTACATCAAGAACATGATCACCGGTGCGGCCCAGATGGACGGCGCGATCCTGGTCGTCGCCGCCACCGACGGCCCGATGCCGCAGACGCGCGAGCACGTGCTGCTCGCCCGTCAGGTCGGCGTGCCGGCGATGGTCGTCGCCCTGAACAAGTGCGACATGGTCGACGACGAGGAGATCCTGGAGCTCGTCGAGCTCGAGGTTCGCGAGCTGCTGAGCGACCAGGAGTTCGACGGGGACAACGTCCCGGTCGTGAAGGTCGCGGCGCACCCGGCACTGCAGGGTGACGCCAAGTGGGGCGAGTCGATCATGGAGCTGATGGACGCCGTCGACTCCTACATCCCGCAGCCGGAGCGCGAGATCGACAAGCCGTTCCTGATGCCGGTCGAGGACGTCTTCACCATCACCGGTCGCGGTACCGTCATCACGGGCCGGATCGAGCGGGGCGTCATCAAGGTCAACGAGACCGTCGACATCGTCGGTATCCGGCCGGAGAAGCAGACCTCGACCGTCACCGGTATCGAGATGTTCCGCAAGCTGCTCGACGAGGGCCAGGCCGGTGAGAACGTCGGTCTGCTGCTTCGTGGCACCAAGCGCGAGGACGTCGAGCGCGGCATGGTCGTCATCAAGCCGGGCACCACGACCCCGCACACCAACTTCGACGCTTCGGTCTACATCCTGTCGAAGGAGGAGGGCGGCCGTCACACGCCGTTCTTCCAGAACTACCGGCCCCAGTTCTACTTCCGCACCACGGACGTCACCGGCGTCGTCACGCTGCCCGAGGGCACCGAGATGGTCATGCCGGGCGACAACACCGACATGTCGGTCGAGCTGATCCAGCCGATCGCCATGGAAGAGGGCCTGAAGTTCGCGATCCGTGAAGGTGGCCGCACCGTCGGCGCCGGCCGGGTCACCAAGATCCTCAAGTGA
- the rpsJ gene encoding 30S ribosomal protein S10 produces the protein MAGQKIRIRLKAYDHEVIDSSARKIVDTVTRTGAKVAGPVPLPTEKNVFCVIRSPHKYKDSREHFEMRTHKRLIDIIDPTPKTVDSLMRLDLPAGVDIEIKL, from the coding sequence ATGGCGGGACAAAAGATCCGCATCCGGCTGAAGGCCTACGACCACGAGGTCATCGACAGCTCGGCGCGCAAGATCGTCGACACGGTGACGCGTACTGGTGCGAAGGTTGCTGGCCCGGTGCCGTTGCCGACGGAAAAGAACGTGTTCTGCGTCATCCGCTCGCCGCACAAGTACAAGGACAGCCGCGAGCACTTCGAGATGCGCACCCACAAGCGGCTCATCGACATCATCGACCCCACGCCGAAGACCGTCGACTCGCTGATGCGTCTCGACCTGCCGGCCGGTGTCGACATCGAGATCAAGCTCTGA
- the rplC gene encoding 50S ribosomal protein L3 — translation MSNQKTTRGLLGTKLGMTQTWDENNRVVPVTVIQAGPCVVTEVRTSASHGYDGVQIAFGDIDPRKVNSPMRGHFEKAGVTPRRHLLELRTADASEYTLGQEIKAEAFAAGEIVDVSATSKGKGFAGVMKRHGFHGLRATHGVHKKHRSPGSIGGCATPGRVFKGLKMAGRMGNEKVTTQNVTVHAIDAERGLVLLKGAVPGPKGGLVLIRNAAKGATK, via the coding sequence ATGAGCAATCAAAAAACCACGCGCGGTCTGCTGGGCACGAAGCTCGGCATGACCCAGACCTGGGACGAGAACAACCGAGTCGTCCCCGTCACCGTGATCCAGGCCGGTCCCTGTGTGGTCACCGAGGTGCGTACCTCGGCCAGCCACGGCTACGACGGCGTCCAGATCGCGTTCGGCGACATCGACCCCCGCAAGGTGAACTCGCCGATGCGCGGCCACTTCGAGAAGGCCGGAGTGACCCCGCGTCGCCACCTGCTCGAGCTGCGCACCGCTGACGCCAGCGAGTACACGCTGGGCCAGGAGATCAAGGCCGAGGCGTTCGCCGCGGGCGAGATCGTCGACGTGTCCGCCACCAGCAAGGGCAAGGGCTTCGCCGGTGTGATGAAGCGGCACGGCTTCCACGGTCTTCGCGCCACCCACGGTGTGCACAAGAAGCACCGTTCGCCGGGCTCCATCGGCGGTTGCGCGACCCCGGGCCGGGTCTTCAAGGGCCTCAAGATGGCCGGCCGGATGGGCAACGAGAAGGTCACCACGCAGAACGTGACGGTCCACGCGATCGACGCCGAGCGCGGCCTGGTCCTGCTCAAGGGTGCCGTCCCCGGCCCCAAGGGCGGCCTCGTGCTGATCCGCAACGCCGCGAAGGGAGCTACCAAATGA